The nucleotide window GCGACTATCTCGAGGCGATCAAGGCCGGAAACATGCTCGCGGCGCACGTTGGACCGGCAGTGAAGGACATGCCGCCGCTCGAAGGATTTGTGACGATCCCGATGGCGGTCAATGTGCGCTTCCATAAGTGGGACGCGATTCTAGCTTCGAAGGCGCCAGATCCGGCGATGAAGGTTGCCACGGTTTTCTGGCATTTTTCCCGAGGCATGGCCTTTGCTGGGAAGAACAAGATTGATCAGGCGGAGGCGGAATTCAAGATCGTGTCCGAGGCGGAGAAGGCAACTCCGGAAGATGTGATTTTCGCGATGCCAATTAACAACAAGGCAAAGGACATCCTCGCGATCGCCGAGAACGTACTGGGCGCTCAGATTGCTCTCGCGAAGAAAGATACGGCCGGTGCGATGGCGATGTTGCGCGACGCAGTGAAGATTCAGGACACGCTCAAGTACGGCGAGCCACCCGACTGGTTCTTCCCGGTGCGCGAGTCCCTGGGCGGCGTGCTGCTGATGAGTGGCGACGCGAAAGGTGCGGAGCAGGTCTTTCGGGAGGACCTCGACAAAAATCCGCGTAACCCGCGATCGCTATTCGGATTGCATCAGTCGCTCAAGGCGCAAGACCGCAACTACGATGCTGGCTTTGTAGAGAAGCAGTTCCGCCACTCGTGGAAGGGTGGGGCGATGAAGATGGAAGATCTGGTCTAAGGATTAACTATCAAAGTTTGTCATCCTGAGCGAAGCGAAGGATCTGCTTTCCTCTCATCGTTCGAAAAAGCAGGTCCTTCGCTTCGCTCAGGATGACAATTTATTTTGGGGATGACAATTTATTTGGAGGGAAAGTCTTTCCGGATCGCTCCACGGCATAGACGTAGTGTCGCAATCCTCGCCAGTCAACTTCCTTCCAAATAGTCATTCCGTTGCGTTCGGCTACGCGGCGGGACGGGATATTCTCGGGGCGGATCAATGAGATCATGCGATCGACTTTCAAGTTTGCGAATCCCCATTCGCGGCATGCGACGGCGGCTTCGGTGGCGAAGCCTTGTCCCCAGTGATCGCGCCGCAGGTGGTATCCGATTTCGTAGAAGTATTCGTCCTCGACATTTTGGCGGATGATGCCGCAATCGCCGATCATTTCGCCGGACGATTGCAGGACCATCGCCCAGAGGCCGACGCCGTCCTCAGCGTAGCGATGGAGGTTGCGTTCAATCCATCGTTCGGTTCCTGCGCGATCGAGGGGCGCGGGATAGTGCTTCATGGTTTCAGGATCGGACACGACCAGCCCTAGCGCCGCGGCGTCATCTTTGACGAACTCCCGCAAGACGAGGCGGGCGGTTTCAAGGATCTGTTTCATCGAATAAAGTTTAGCGCCGGTCCATCTCTTCAGGGGAGACGCGGCAAGCCGCGTCTCTACATTGAAGTTTTTCGACACGATACACTAGGTGCTTCGTGGAAGATAACGATCAACTCGGTTTCCAGTTTCGTGCGCCGGAACGCCGCATCTGGACGGTGCGCGCGCTGGTTTCGGCGGTGCGTACGCATCTGGAGCGTGAGTACGCCGACTGCTGGGTGGAAGGCGAAATTTCCAATCTGCGCATTCCTGATTCCGGGCATCTCTATTTCACATTGAAAGAAGAGAGCGCGCAGATTCGAGTCGTGATGTTCCGGTCTTCGGCGAAGTTGTTGCGCTTTCGTCCGGAGAACGGGCTGCACGTCACGGTTCGCGGACGGATCACGGTCTATGAAGATCGGGGCGAGCTGCAAATCTCGGCAGAGTTCATGGAGCCGCAAGGCGCGGGCGCATTGCAGCTGGCTTTCGAGCAATTGAAGGCTCGGCTGGAAGCGGAAGGGCTGTTCGATAGCTCTCGGAAGAAAGAGATTCCGCCGCTGCCGCACCGGATTGGAGTCATTACCTCGCCGCAGGGAGCGGCTCTGCGGGACATCCTGAATATTCTTGCGCGCCGCCATCATTCCGCAAGCGTGCTGATTTATCCAGCTCAGGTGCAGGGAGAGTCCGCGCCCGTCGAAGTGACAGCGGGTGTTCAATATTTCAATCGCACGCGCGACGTCGAGGTCATCATCATCGCTCGCGGCGGCGGCTCGGCCGAGGATTTGGCGGCTTTCAATCACGAGGGACTGGCTCGCGCGGTGGCGGCATCGAAAATTCCGGTGATCTCGGCAATTGGGCACGAGACGGATTTCACGATCGTGGACTTCGTGTCCGATTTGCGAGCACCAACGCCTTCGGCGGCGGCGGAACTGGTGATCCGGTCGCGGCAGGAAATTGAAGCGCAGGCAGAAGACATTTATCGCCGGTTGGACCGTGCGATTCGCTACCGGCTGCTGATGGCACGGCAGGAGTTGTCGGAGAGAACGCAGCAGGGGGCGTTCGCCCGCATGATGGACGGGATTAACCGCCGCCAGCAACGTCTGGATGAAGCCAGCTTCCGGCTGGAGCGCGCGGAACGCCAGCTCGTGGAACGGTGCCGTCGCCGATGGGAAATCGCTTCGTCGACAGTACGCCACTATGACGCCCGGCAGCGTTTGCGAGCAATCGCACAACAGCTGGCTGCTCACACTGCGAGCCTGGCGGCGGCCGCGCATGCCCGGCTGCTTGCGGGCCGGGCTATTCTTGATCGTCGTGTCGCCGAGTTGGAAGCGCTTTCTCCAGTTGCGATCCTCAATCGGGGATACGCGCTGGTATTCGATGGAAAAGGTCAGCTGGTTACCGATGCGTCTCGCCTCAAACAGGGAGACGACGTTACCGCCCGGGTCGCAAGAGGAAGTGTGCGGGCGAAGGTGAATTCGGTTGACCCGGCACCGTAAATGCGTGGTGCTGCATTAGAATGAAGGCCAGCTGACTACCTGATCACTGTGAGGATCGCGTGACGCCGTCCCCGGCCTGGCCACACATCTCGCTGGTCTCGATCGTGGACATTCTGCTGGTCGCGATTCTCATCTACCAGTTGCTGGCACTGATTCGTGGAACACGTGCGGCTCCGATGCTGCTTGGGCTGGCAGTCTTGGCATTGGCCTTCTACTTCGCGCGGCTGGGTGAACTGCGCACTCTGAACTGGCTGCTGAGTACACTCCTTCCGTATGTCGTGTTCGCGCTGATTGTAGTATTCCAGTCGGAAATCCGTCACGCGCTGGCAAACCTGGGCACGCGCGTTTCGTTCGGACGATCTTCGAACACGGCGGGCGATGTGTATGACGACATCGTGCTGGCGGCAAATCTTTTCTCCCAGAACCAAACCGGCGCGCTCATCATCATTGAACGCGAAATCGGACTGCGCACCTACATCGAAAGTGGAGTGCCGTTGGATGCGCGTCTTTCCTACGATTTGCTGGCGACGTTGTTTCGTCCCAGCGCTCCTCTGCATGATGGGGCGGTCATTGTGCAGCGCGACCGAATTGCGGCTGCTGCCTGCTTCCTGCCGCTGTCGATGAATCCCGTGCTCTCGACACAGATGGGAACACGGCATCGCGCCGGTATTGGAGTGACAGAAGAGACGGATGCGGTGGCCGTGATCGTCTCCGAAGAAACGGGCGCAATCAGCCTGGCCGTGAAGGGGAATATCGAGCGCGATCTGAGCGTAGAGCGTCTGCGCGAGCGGCTGAGTCAGTTGCTGCGCCGCTATGCTCCTGCTCCCACGTTACCGCTGCAGGTAGAAGAGACCATGATTGAAGACGAGCCACCCAGTTCCCAGCCGGCACGCAGACACGATGCGACTCTTCGTCCGGGAGGCGATGACTAGTGCCGAGCGTGTATAAGCGCGTCTTCGTTCAGAATCTCGGCTTGAAGGTGATCTCATTGTGCCTTGCAATCGGGTTGTGGGTGGCGGTGGCGCGGTCTCCCGTTGCGGAAGTTGAGATGAAGATTCCGATCGTGTTTCAACATGTTCCGGAGAAACTTGAGATTGCTTCCACCGATTTCACCGAGGCTCAGATCCGAGTGCGCGGTCCCGAGCGGCTGGTGAGCCGGTTGCGCTCCACTGACGTCAGCGCACATCTGGATCTTTCGCCGATGGAAATCGGGGGCCGGACCTTTGATCTATCCTCAACCAACGTACGAGTACCGCAAGGACTCGAAGTAGTACAGGTGAGTCCTCCCCGGGTGACCGTTATCATGGAACGGTCGGGAGAAAGAAGATAATCCCGCCTTTAGCTGTTAGCTCTTTGCTTTAGCCAACCCTGTACGGGACCGGTGTGCGCTACAAGCTACGAGCTAAACGCTAAGAGCTCTCTTTCATGACACGACAATTATTCGGAACGGACGGAATTCGGGGCGTGGCGGGAGAATTCCCGCTGACACGCGAAAGCACGTATTGGATTGGACGGGCTCTGGGCCACGATTTGATTCGCGGAAATGCGAACGCGCGCGTGGTGATCGGGCAGGACACACGGGAATCGAGCCGCTGGATTGCGGATCGCGTTTCGCAGGGACTGGCATCCGTGGGCGTGACCGTGAGCAGCGCGGGGGTGATTACAACTCCAGGCGTTGCCTACCTGGCGCGTTCGCAGCGTTTCGATGCGGGCGTCGTGATCTCGGCGTCGCACAATCCGTGGACCGACAATGGGATCAAAGTGTTCTCTGGCGACGGCTACAAGCTTCCTGATTCGCACGAACTAGCGATCGAGAAGGAAATCTTCGCGCTCCTGCAAGATTCGCAGGAGGCGCCGCCCGACTCAGCCTCAACGGTTTCGAGTCTTCCGGGAGATGCGGAACTTCGCCATGCGTATGTCCGGTCGCTGGCATCAAGTATCACGGCAGAGATGAAACCTCTGCGGTTGGTGGTGGATTGCGCCAATGGCGCGGCCGCCGCCGAGGCTCCCGAACTATTTCGAGCGCTGGGGATCCTGGCGAAGTTTCTCCATGCCGCGCCCGATGGACAAAACATCAACGAGCAATGCGGTGCTCTTCATCCCGAGACAGTTGCTC belongs to Acidobacteriota bacterium and includes:
- a CDS encoding GNAT family N-acetyltransferase, coding for MKQILETARLVLREFVKDDAAALGLVVSDPETMKHYPAPLDRAGTERWIERNLHRYAEDGVGLWAMVLQSSGEMIGDCGIIRQNVEDEYFYEIGYHLRRDHWGQGFATEAAVACREWGFANLKVDRMISLIRPENIPSRRVAERNGMTIWKEVDWRGLRHYVYAVERSGKTFPPNKLSSPK
- a CDS encoding exodeoxyribonuclease VII large subunit, yielding MEDNDQLGFQFRAPERRIWTVRALVSAVRTHLEREYADCWVEGEISNLRIPDSGHLYFTLKEESAQIRVVMFRSSAKLLRFRPENGLHVTVRGRITVYEDRGELQISAEFMEPQGAGALQLAFEQLKARLEAEGLFDSSRKKEIPPLPHRIGVITSPQGAALRDILNILARRHHSASVLIYPAQVQGESAPVEVTAGVQYFNRTRDVEVIIIARGGGSAEDLAAFNHEGLARAVAASKIPVISAIGHETDFTIVDFVSDLRAPTPSAAAELVIRSRQEIEAQAEDIYRRLDRAIRYRLLMARQELSERTQQGAFARMMDGINRRQQRLDEASFRLERAERQLVERCRRRWEIASSTVRHYDARQRLRAIAQQLAAHTASLAAAAHARLLAGRAILDRRVAELEALSPVAILNRGYALVFDGKGQLVTDASRLKQGDDVTARVARGSVRAKVNSVDPAP
- a CDS encoding TIGR00159 family protein — its product is MTPSPAWPHISLVSIVDILLVAILIYQLLALIRGTRAAPMLLGLAVLALAFYFARLGELRTLNWLLSTLLPYVVFALIVVFQSEIRHALANLGTRVSFGRSSNTAGDVYDDIVLAANLFSQNQTGALIIIEREIGLRTYIESGVPLDARLSYDLLATLFRPSAPLHDGAVIVQRDRIAAAACFLPLSMNPVLSTQMGTRHRAGIGVTEETDAVAVIVSEETGAISLAVKGNIERDLSVERLRERLSQLLRRYAPAPTLPLQVEETMIEDEPPSSQPARRHDATLRPGGDD
- the glmM gene encoding phosphoglucosamine mutase; this encodes MTRQLFGTDGIRGVAGEFPLTRESTYWIGRALGHDLIRGNANARVVIGQDTRESSRWIADRVSQGLASVGVTVSSAGVITTPGVAYLARSQRFDAGVVISASHNPWTDNGIKVFSGDGYKLPDSHELAIEKEIFALLQDSQEAPPDSASTVSSLPGDAELRHAYVRSLASSITAEMKPLRLVVDCANGAAAAEAPELFRALGILAKFLHAAPDGQNINEQCGALHPETVARFMVEETGPFDLGVTFDGDADRALFSDAHGRVVNGDAVLLVAARDMKSRGVLANDTVVATTMSNMGLELALKRSGIRMLRANVGDKYVLEEMQRVGATLGGEQSGHILFRDGDATTGDGLLTALRVMEIMIRSGKSLAELVGDLKVFPQTIRNVRVREKVPFAQIPAVQETIAAAERELDGNGRVVVRYSGTEALARVMIEAESKEQMERLAEAIVGAIRNSLGV